One genomic segment of Kordiimonas sp. SCSIO 12603 includes these proteins:
- a CDS encoding hemolysin family protein translates to MPDPSSADIILLVIFVSIALLFSFLCSIAEAVLLSITPSYIEKMKGENPERAERLKSLRQDNVDRSLAAILSVNTIAHTLGAIAAGAQASTVFGSAWIGVFSGVMTLAILFLSEIIPKTIGAIYWTNLIGPTMGFIRFSIVLLYPLIRVSEGLTKLIAKGKPVHPFSRDELLAMTSIGERSGHIEKQEAKIIRNLIQFSQLNATDIMTPRTVVAALHIDTPIVEASKASLANTFSRMPVYGENLDDIQGVVLRDEVLAFETQANQDARLSDLSRDIKRVAEDSTLPDLLEYFLNSRQHIALVEDAFGGTKGIVTLEDVIEALLGMEIMDEMDNVEDMRSLARLQWQERARKLGIDVTVLNKDKSGNGTDV, encoded by the coding sequence ATGCCTGATCCATCATCAGCTGACATTATCTTGTTAGTGATTTTCGTTTCAATTGCTTTGTTGTTTTCATTCCTCTGCTCTATCGCAGAGGCTGTACTACTCAGTATTACACCTTCGTATATTGAGAAGATGAAAGGCGAAAATCCGGAGAGGGCTGAGCGGCTAAAAAGCCTTAGGCAGGATAATGTGGACCGTTCACTAGCGGCTATTCTTAGTGTGAATACGATAGCACATACATTAGGTGCTATTGCAGCGGGTGCTCAGGCATCAACAGTGTTCGGTAGTGCTTGGATTGGCGTGTTCTCAGGTGTAATGACACTGGCTATTTTATTTTTATCTGAAATTATTCCTAAAACCATTGGGGCCATATACTGGACGAACCTTATCGGGCCAACCATGGGGTTTATCCGATTTTCCATTGTCTTGCTTTATCCACTTATCAGGGTATCCGAAGGGTTAACTAAACTAATAGCAAAAGGTAAACCAGTTCACCCTTTCTCCCGGGATGAACTTCTTGCCATGACAAGTATTGGTGAGCGTTCCGGGCATATTGAAAAACAAGAAGCAAAGATCATTAGAAATCTTATCCAGTTTAGCCAATTAAACGCGACTGATATTATGACACCTCGTACGGTGGTAGCTGCACTACATATTGACACACCTATCGTTGAAGCTTCAAAGGCAAGTTTGGCAAATACATTCTCCCGGATGCCGGTTTATGGTGAAAATCTTGATGATATTCAGGGTGTTGTGTTGAGGGATGAAGTGTTGGCGTTTGAGACGCAGGCTAACCAAGATGCGCGATTAAGTGATTTATCAAGAGATATTAAGCGTGTCGCTGAAGATAGTACACTCCCAGATTTGTTAGAGTATTTCTTGAATAGCAGACAGCATATTGCCCTTGTTGAAGATGCTTTTGGCGGCACTAAAGGGATTGTAACACTTGAAGACGTGATTGAGGCCCTTTTGGGTATGGAGATCATGGATGAGATGGACAATGTAGAAGATATGCGTTCTCTGGCCCGCCTTCAATGGCAAGAAAGAGCACGGAAACTAGGGATTGATGTAACTGTTCTTAATAAGGACAAGTCCGGGAATGGGACGGATGTT